CGGAGCATAAGCAAAATTATAGGTGAACCAATCTTCAATCGCAAATTATGGGATGGCATTCCAGGTAAATccagtgaatttaaaaactcgGCTGGATAGTTGACAACTTCATCAAGATCAACAACAGTGTCAATCGATTTGAATGTAATTTCACTGCCAGGCAATGATTGTTGTACTTTAAAATTGATTGCGTCaacatctaaattttttgcGGCTAAAATAGCTCGCTCACGTAGCCATGCATGATTAGCATAATTATGTGGCAAATCTGGAaggatactttttattaactCCTCTTTGGTAGGCACCATGTTGCAAAAACTCTGTGGGAGTCGAATATATTGTGTATCTTCATACAATTGAATTTCACCATTGCCAATGTCTAACAGTTGTTCAGAGAATCTTGACGCTAATCGATCATTTTGAAGTTGAACACGCATATTAAGAGTAAGGCATAATTTACTGACTTTTCGCCACAGATAAGATTCTTTCAAACATGCGGTTATTTCGTCCGCATATGTCGCACGTGGAATGAGGGGTAATGTTTGTCTGAAATCACCTGACAGCAGCAGTAGAGCACCACCAAAAAGCCGAGTATTATCTTTGATATCTTTTAGGGACCTGTCGAGAGCTTCAAGCGAATGCTTGTGGGCCATTGTACATTTATCtcagataataattttacattttctcaaaacttcaGCCATGCCTGAATGCTCCTTTATGTTTCACATTGCTTCGGGATTGGTATGAATATTCAAAGGTAATTTAAGTGCTGAATGCGCTGTCCGTCCACCATCAAGTAAGGTTGCTGCAATGCCTGATGAAGCAATTGCCAATGCAATATGATTTTGAGATCGAATGAGCGCAAGTTTTAGTGAGATGAGGAGTGTTTTACTAGTGCCACCTGGTGCGTCCAGAAAAACAAATCCACCTTGCTGTGCTGCAATTGACACGTTAATTTGATCATATATATTTCGTTGCTCAGCAGTAAGCAATCGTTCATTGTTAGCAACAAAAGTAGCCAGAGAAGTCATATCGAACTGGTGTTCACGTTGAACGTCGCTGTTGATGATATCTGCTGCTTGGTGGATTGGAGCTGGCATGCCAAAATTTATGAGTGGCATGTTTGAAATAAGAATACAAATATCCTCAATCATTATTAATGCCTCCTTATATATTTCTGTGGAGAATTCAATACTGAGATTTTGATTAGTAATTCTAATCtgatgcaaaatatcctcaCTCATTGAGTCTTTACATTTATTCCACAGAGCAGATGCTTCAGACGGAAAACACGCTgtcaatattattgaaaataattgacgAATTTGCTGTGGAGATGATCTCAGTGCTGCATCTGCAAGTGTGAGGTCCCAATGGTTATCATCCTCCAATAAATGTAACTCACGACACGCATCAAGGAAAGTGCCGTATAAAGTACCGTTGACTTTTCGCAAGTATTGGAAGGATGTCGGTCCAGGAACGTTAACCAATAACAAACGCAGAAAAAAGTATTCGCGTTGCTTAGGATGAACTGTATATAATCGTCCTAAAGTATTTGTCATAACTATGTCGGCAAATCCTGGGACTGGAGTGCCTCGTTTCCGTGGTTCCCAACTTTTTGATTGTTTATTCCATGTAAAACATTTAGGAACATCAGTATACATTAATGTCTTTGCAAATTCACCAACAATATCTTGTCGATTACAAAGGTTGAAAAATTCAGTAAGAGTTGTTTTTGGAGCTGTTAAAGCTTTTTGTAGTGCATTCTGTTCTGTGAAATAAACACGCTGTCCACTTTCAAGATGCACAGCCAAATGTACAACAGCAGGATCCCTTTCATGTATAGGAAATGTAAAAATTCGCCAAATAGCTTCATTACTACTTATGTATCGTCCCATTTGATAATGTGTTATTTCGTAattcttatttacattttgaacagCAAATATAGCATTATCACTGCCCTTATGAACGTACTTACAAATGTACTTGATAGACTTCACCGAACTGCATAACTCAACGTTTATGTGTGCTTCATAGGTTTTGTACAGCAATGGTGAGCATGGAACCACCCAGTGATTATCGATGTCAACTCTTACACCGTTTGATAGACGCAATTCATATAATTGACCACCATTGTCTACATCTCTACGACGGTAAGATGGATAACCGTCGATATTGGTTATAGTGTCAGTTTGGCATAGTTTAGGAAATCGTTTCgtacatttttcattatccATACATGGTGACATCATGTTGAGAGTACCACATGGACCATGGATCATATTAGTAGTCACAATgtcaaacaatttttgattaGCATTCGGATTTGGAATTTCCGCTGAAATAATTTCGTCAATTTCTTCTGGGCGTACTTTGTCCACCAACCTAATCAAAATATTCGCATGAGGTAAACCTCGTTTTTGCCATTCAACAGAATAAAGCCAACATCGTGTTTCACCAAATACCGAGTGATGTGTAATCAATTTCATCagagatttcaatttttgtttgaacacACGTGCAATGATATCATGGCGATGCATCGATGTTTGACCTGAtaacagcaaatttttaatttcatcccaGTTTGGATTACacgtaaatgtgataaaaagatCTGGTCGGCCGTATGCGCGTACGTAAGACATGGCGTCTTGAATATATTCTTGCATATGACGCGGACTACCAATGTATGATGATGGAAGAATATATGCGGTACCGATGTTGTCGATATCATTCGTTTCATCTACGTTACCAATTATGGCGTCACGTAAATGAATGTACTCCTCAGAACGAAGTTTcgcttgattaaattttatataacgcAATCTCTCACTTTTGATTTTTACATACATATCAACAATGTACTGATGAAATAGCTGTCTGCATCGGAGAATGTTATTATCTTCATTTTCACGAATCATCAACCGGTATGCGTAGAAGTTCATCGCACCAACTTTCTCGATTAGTTCTTCacctataaataaaactatctataagataaacagaaataattggttcaaaaaaaattataaaataatctataagtTGTGCCTGTTGTTGGATTcctttgtttaataattaaatgatatccATCTTCTCCTTCCCAAAATATCAACGGATAGTGCAGTGCATCGTAAGAACGATTATtgtcttgaattatttatattgtattatcTCTGCGTTGTATGCGAATATCTCGACGTTCACATGGGTCACCAGCCATAACAACTGCAACTTCATTAACAGTTGGAACATTATATGTGCCTGCGTGCTCTCCATAGGGCACTTTGTCTGCTTAAATAACAATGGCGTAGTTGTCGTTTTGCAGTCTGTTGGAAAGAGTCTTGAACAATCGTATCAATTGGTAAAGGTTTCGCAAGAACGTTTCCAAAATGTACAGAATTTCTCGTTCCTCCATCTGCTTTATATGGTTGTATACGCATCGTGTATGAGTTTGTAGCTCCTCATCGCCCATAAAGtaaatttgtaagaattttGGATCAACATTAGGCATTGGAAGCAATGAACCAATTTGGTGGTACACTTGACCTTGAATCTTAAATGTAGACTCAAAATTACGACCATCCTCATTATGAACAATTTTTGTTGCTCCAAATGATGTCATTTGAAAGCAAGAATTGAATTCACGAATTTTCCGAATTTTCCGGTTCCAGctaataatgttttcaaaggTTCCGGTGGTGGATTTAACGGTGGAAGTGAAATTTTTCCAGATGCGCAACATAAACCAGGCGATTCACCTTTGTACTTTAAAGCATGACAATATTGACACTCGTTGTCCATGCTACCGATTAAGAATAGTGGATGTGACGAATAGTCTATTTCAGGGTCATATTCAAATGCAAGACGATTAAGTGATGCTCGTATCAATGATCGATTATCTTGCATTCGCCGTTGGTCACGTTCTCTGTTTTCGTTGGTCGCTCGTTGGCGATGTCTCTCGTTGTCTTAATGCATTTGCACGAAGACGTTGATTGCGTTGCtctgaattttcattttcacgtGAAGATGCAACTTGATTTCTTAAATTCACATTATACGTCAAGTGTTCTTCAACTGTTCTATTCAATCGATGATCATGGACCAATTGAGCGTTTCGAGTACGTCGAACAATATTTCTTGCTCTTCCACGAAGACGTGGCATTtctttgtaaaacaaattactgtaaaatagtacataaaaaatatgagtaatttattgaaaatcatattttaattaagtaacaggactgaaaagatttattgtaccaaattttagataaaaaattcgtaattttatttttttgctttttttatttactgcttcaaataagaaattttaaataaaaacaattgaaaaagttttatatgaaatcaattagcttcacaaataaatttataggttaCAGTGGTTGTTAACCAACGCACGTATAAattcaatctaaaattataaaaaatactcacTTCAATTCCGCACTGAATCTACAAAATGTgtagttttttacatttttaaaatgcacacTTCAAAATTCTACAAACACAATAATAACACGAAATTACAaattctattcaacgactctttttcctgctccctattaaattatatgtctatcaaaacaaactaaaaaaatatttaNNNNNNNNNNNNNNNNNNNNNNNNNNNNNNNNNNNNNNNNNNNNNNNNNNNNNNNNNNNNNNNNNNNNNNNNNNNNNNNNNNNNNNNNNNNNNNNNNNNNN
The Parasteatoda tepidariorum isolate YZ-2023 chromosome 9, CAS_Ptep_4.0, whole genome shotgun sequence genome window above contains:
- the LOC122269300 gene encoding uncharacterized protein, whose product is MQDNRSLIRASLNRLAFEYDPEIDYSSHPLFLIGSMDNECQYCHALKYKGESPGLCCASGKISLPPLNPPPEPLKTLLAGTGKFGKFIVLFIGEELIEKVGAMNFYAYRLMIRENEDNNILRCRQLFHQYIVDMYVKIKSERLRYIKFNQAKLRSEEYIHLRDAIIGNVDETNDIDNIGTAYILPSSYIGSPRHMQEYIQDAMSYVRAYGRPDLFITFTCNPNWDEIKNLLLSGQTSMHRHDIIARVFKQKLKSLMKLITHHSVFGETRCWLYSVEWQKRGLPHANILIRLVDKVRPEEIDEIISAEIPNPNANQKLFDIVTTNMIHGPCGTLNMMSPCMDNEKCTKRFPKLCQTDTITNIDGYPSYRRRDVDNGGQLYELRLSNGVRVDIDNHWVVPCSPLLYKTYEAHINVELCSSVKSIKYICKYVHKGSDNAIFAVQNVNKNYEITHYQMGRYISSNEAIWRIFTFPIHERDPAVVHLAVHLESGQRVYFTEQNALQKALTAPKTTLTEFFNLCNRQDIVGEFAKTLMYTDVPKCFTWNKQSKSWEPRKRGTPVPGFADIVMTNTLGRLYTVHPKQREYFFLRLLLVNVPGPTSFQYLRKVNGTLYGTFLDACRELHLLEDDNHWDLTLADAALRSSPQQIRQLFSIILTACFPSEASALWNKCKDSMSEDILHQIRITNQNLSIEFSTEIYKEALIMIEDICILISNMPLINFGMPAPIHQAADIINSDVQREHQFDMTSLATFVANNERLLTAEQRNIYDQINVSIAAQQGGFVFLDAPGGTSKTLLISLKLALIRSQNHIALAIASSGIAATLLDGGRTAHSALKLPLNIHTNPEAM